Proteins from one Brevibacillus humidisoli genomic window:
- a CDS encoding aspartyl-phosphate phosphatase Spo0E family protein, whose translation MCNQLVLGQIEELRQKLNELYKLHSVITPELVELSAQLDHLLNKLQRSSIKM comes from the coding sequence ATGTGCAATCAACTTGTACTGGGACAGATAGAGGAATTGCGGCAGAAGCTAAACGAGCTGTACAAGCTACACTCCGTCATCACCCCTGAACTTGTAGAACTAAGTGCGCAGTTGGATCATCTGCTGAACAAGCTCCAGCGTTCATCTATAAAAATGTAA
- the sigW gene encoding RNA polymerase sigma factor SigW, which produces MEFVEKRLTQRAKRGDRDAFAELVEIYKDKIFQLAYRMTGNRQEAEDIAQETFLRVFANLHTYDESYKFSTWIYRIATDLCIDRGRKKKPDFSLDQQVEGTEGLDWYSRLSSTDKTPEENLMTQELQDTVQGALSQLSPKYRSIMILRYIEDLTLQEISAVLQLPITTIKTRIHRGREALRNKLRFM; this is translated from the coding sequence ATGGAATTCGTAGAAAAGCGGTTGACGCAGCGAGCAAAGCGAGGTGACCGGGATGCATTTGCTGAACTGGTCGAAATCTACAAGGACAAGATATTTCAACTCGCCTACCGCATGACGGGCAACCGACAAGAAGCCGAAGATATTGCACAAGAGACGTTTTTGCGCGTCTTTGCCAACCTGCATACGTATGACGAGAGTTATAAATTTTCGACGTGGATTTATCGGATTGCCACCGACCTTTGTATTGACAGGGGACGGAAAAAGAAACCCGACTTTTCCCTCGACCAACAGGTAGAGGGCACAGAGGGATTGGATTGGTATTCCCGACTATCCTCTACCGACAAAACACCAGAAGAAAACCTGATGACCCAGGAACTGCAGGACACTGTTCAAGGAGCCTTATCGCAGTTGTCGCCGAAGTATCGTTCCATTATGATCCTGCGCTATATCGAGGATCTCACGCTGCAGGAGATTAGTGCCGTCCTACAACTTCCCATCACAACCATCAAGACGAGAATTCATCGCGGCCGGGAAGCCCTACGCAACAAGCTGCGATTCATGTGA
- a CDS encoding zf-HC2 domain-containing protein — protein MECRESRLLIHEFLDGDIDELANNRLQEHLRACNDCRRHKHELQKAIAFVQSTSHVHAPADFTQRVLAQLPAPTKMNLMSVWLKQHPFIAAAAVFFFLMAGSLVASWFEPNQTLQVSSNDLDQLRVDRQRNVVVVPEGVTVTGDLIVRNGSVEVLGEVDGNVVAIDGKVFTASTAQIAGDVESIEAIFDWVWYQLKNVGNDLLPFAQ, from the coding sequence ATGGAATGCAGAGAATCCCGTCTCCTGATTCATGAGTTTCTGGATGGAGACATTGACGAATTGGCTAACAACCGTCTGCAAGAACATCTACGGGCGTGCAACGACTGCCGCCGCCACAAACATGAACTGCAGAAAGCGATCGCCTTCGTTCAAAGTACGTCCCACGTGCACGCCCCGGCCGACTTCACCCAGCGTGTACTCGCACAGTTGCCGGCTCCGACCAAAATGAATCTGATGTCCGTCTGGCTCAAACAGCATCCGTTTATAGCGGCCGCTGCCGTCTTCTTTTTCCTGATGGCCGGAAGTCTGGTTGCCTCCTGGTTTGAACCCAATCAGACCCTGCAGGTCTCTTCCAATGACTTGGACCAACTTCGGGTGGACCGTCAGCGCAATGTAGTGGTCGTTCCCGAGGGGGTTACGGTTACCGGTGACTTGATCGTCCGCAACGGCAGCGTGGAAGTGTTGGGAGAAGTGGATGGGAACGTGGTTGCCATTGATGGTAAAGTTTTCACGGCCTCGACTGCCCAGATCGCGGGGGATGTCGAGTCGATCGAAGCTATTTTTGATTGGGTCTGGTACCAGCTGAAAAATGTCGGAAATGACTTGCTTCCTTTCGCCCAATAG
- the cdaA gene encoding diadenylate cyclase CdaA: MGSIEYGNLLRYAIDILLVTYVIYKLIMLIRGTRAVQLLKGILVIVITWLLSNYFELTTLHFLMSQAVTFGVLALVIIFQPELRRALEQLGRGRFFSRSASMEEEETARQIVQEIVKSVTYLAKRRIGALIVVERETGLNDYVETGIAINGRVSSELLINIFIPNTPLHDGAVIIRKETILAAGCYLPLSENPSISKELGTRHRAAIGMSEVSDGLSIVVSEETGQVSFALNGEVRRNIEEEQLADLMFESLHPPVKSKSIGNRWQWRRKDG, translated from the coding sequence ATGGGATCGATTGAATACGGGAATCTGCTCCGTTACGCGATCGACATTTTGTTGGTCACGTACGTCATTTATAAATTGATCATGTTAATACGCGGTACGAGGGCGGTTCAACTGCTCAAAGGAATCCTGGTGATTGTCATCACCTGGCTCTTGAGCAACTACTTTGAGTTGACAACCCTCCACTTTCTGATGTCTCAGGCCGTCACCTTCGGTGTACTGGCACTGGTCATCATCTTTCAGCCGGAGTTGCGGCGGGCATTGGAACAGTTGGGAAGAGGACGATTCTTTTCCCGTTCGGCCTCGATGGAAGAGGAGGAGACAGCTCGCCAGATCGTTCAGGAGATCGTGAAGTCGGTCACCTATTTGGCGAAGCGCAGGATTGGAGCGCTGATCGTTGTGGAGCGGGAGACTGGACTGAATGACTATGTTGAGACCGGTATCGCGATTAATGGGAGAGTCAGTTCGGAACTGCTGATCAATATCTTTATTCCCAATACTCCATTGCACGACGGTGCAGTGATCATCCGCAAGGAGACCATTCTCGCTGCAGGCTGTTACCTGCCCTTGTCCGAGAATCCCTCCATCTCCAAAGAGCTAGGGACTCGTCACCGTGCGGCCATCGGCATGAGCGAGGTATCCGACGGGTTATCGATCGTCGTGTCAGAAGAAACAGGGCAGGTCTCATTTGCGCTCAACGGTGAAGTGCGCCGTAATATAGAGGAAGAGCAACTGGCTGATTTGATGTTTGAATCTCTGCATCCACCTGTCAAAAGCAAATCCATAGGCAACCGCTGGCAATGGAGGCGAAAAGATGGATAG
- a CDS encoding CdaR family protein, whose translation MDRWLNSHWFVKGIALLVAVLMWMVVNFERDTGSTTEASQPMYIGGVAINVLYDTERYDLVEQPSPVKVMVESSNPFYRYNLVTPDQYEVFVDARGRGKGTHRLPVQHKGFPEEARIGITPSMVEISLEEKQTVEKEVEVELLGQVAPGYTPGNPVVKPHRVHVRVPESLVDDVAEVKASVNLEEATEQIDVTTELKVLDKKGNIITKAEVNPLTVEVSVPVTSPFVVVPLKMNLTNDLPDGYSLASVQTNTEEVTVYGPQDVIREINTYPAPPIDLSKINSNQLLQLKMPLLDKVVKVEPEYLEVSLRVVPSTTKQLENVPLRITGLADEQQAKVLTLEGQEITMLSVGLIGAPQILEETSVDDVQVLVDVSNLPAGVHEIPVIYNLPNYVKTAAGSVKQVTVEITNKEE comes from the coding sequence ATGGATAGATGGTTGAACAGTCACTGGTTTGTCAAGGGTATTGCCTTGTTGGTGGCCGTATTGATGTGGATGGTGGTCAACTTCGAACGCGACACCGGTTCGACCACGGAAGCGAGCCAGCCCATGTACATCGGCGGAGTTGCGATCAATGTTTTGTATGATACAGAGAGATACGACCTGGTAGAGCAGCCTTCACCGGTAAAAGTGATGGTGGAGAGCAGCAATCCATTTTATCGCTACAATCTGGTGACGCCTGACCAGTATGAAGTGTTCGTCGATGCGAGAGGCCGTGGGAAAGGAACCCATCGTCTCCCGGTACAGCACAAAGGCTTTCCCGAGGAGGCCAGAATCGGGATCACGCCGAGCATGGTAGAAATTTCGCTGGAAGAAAAACAGACGGTAGAAAAAGAGGTCGAAGTAGAACTGCTGGGACAAGTGGCACCCGGATATACGCCTGGCAATCCGGTTGTGAAGCCGCACCGTGTCCACGTCAGAGTGCCGGAGAGCCTGGTGGATGACGTGGCAGAAGTGAAGGCATCCGTCAATCTGGAGGAAGCGACAGAGCAGATCGATGTGACCACCGAGCTAAAGGTACTGGATAAAAAGGGAAACATCATCACCAAAGCAGAAGTAAATCCACTAACAGTGGAAGTAAGCGTGCCGGTCACCAGTCCATTTGTGGTGGTTCCGCTTAAAATGAACTTGACGAACGACTTGCCGGATGGCTATAGTTTGGCTAGTGTGCAAACGAATACCGAAGAGGTTACGGTATATGGCCCGCAAGACGTCATTCGGGAAATCAATACGTATCCAGCACCACCAATCGATCTTAGCAAGATCAACAGCAATCAGCTGCTGCAGTTGAAGATGCCGCTGCTGGACAAAGTGGTAAAAGTGGAGCCGGAATACCTGGAAGTCTCGTTGAGAGTCGTTCCGTCTACGACCAAGCAGCTGGAGAACGTACCGCTCCGGATTACCGGTCTGGCGGACGAACAGCAGGCCAAGGTGTTAACGCTGGAAGGACAGGAAATTACCATGCTTTCTGTCGGATTGATCGGCGCTCCGCAAATCCTGGAGGAGACCTCTGTTGATGATGTGCAGGTTCTGGTAGACGTGAGCAACCTGCCGGCTGGTGTGCATGAGATTCCGGTGATCTACAATCTGCCCAACTATGTGAAGACAGCGGCAGGATCTGTCAAGCAGGTAACCGTGGAAATCACCAATAAAGAAGAATGA
- the glmM gene encoding phosphoglucosamine mutase has protein sequence MGKYFGTDGVRGVANQQLTPELAFKIGRYGGYVLTRHKQEGKPKVVLGRDTRISGQMLESALIAGLLSVGAEVMRLGVIPTSGVAYLTRALGADAGVMISASHNPFPDNGIKFFGSDGFKLSDEVEQEIEQHLDAAEDTLPRPTGEKIGSVLEFLEGSQKYLSHLKNTVNEQFEGIKVVLDCANGAVSSLAARLFADVEAEVVTIGANPNGVNINDQCGSTHPEKLQEEVLKHKADLGLSFDGDADRCIAVDDKGEIVDGDYIMAICARALKAKGKLNNNTVVTTVMANLGFFKAMEECGINTTKTAVGDRYVVEEMVRGGYNLGGEQSGHIIFLDHNTTGDGLLTGLQLLNIIKESGKPLSELKQIMSKYPQLLVNVTVADKTKLAGNQAIDEAIRQVEAELAGNGRVLVRPSGTEPIVRVMAEGPDASQLDELVQRIAAVVKQELA, from the coding sequence ATGGGGAAGTATTTCGGTACTGATGGTGTACGGGGTGTGGCCAATCAGCAGTTAACACCGGAGCTGGCCTTTAAGATCGGCCGCTACGGTGGCTACGTGCTCACCCGGCACAAACAGGAAGGAAAACCAAAGGTAGTGCTCGGACGGGATACGCGGATCTCCGGGCAGATGCTGGAAAGTGCCCTGATTGCCGGACTGCTGTCCGTCGGAGCGGAAGTAATGCGGCTGGGCGTGATCCCGACGTCTGGAGTAGCGTACCTGACGAGAGCGCTCGGGGCAGACGCAGGGGTTATGATCTCCGCGTCGCACAATCCGTTCCCCGATAACGGGATCAAGTTTTTTGGCAGCGACGGGTTTAAATTGTCCGATGAGGTGGAGCAGGAGATCGAACAGCATCTGGACGCCGCCGAAGATACGCTGCCACGCCCAACGGGTGAAAAAATTGGCTCTGTGCTGGAGTTCCTTGAGGGCAGCCAAAAGTACCTCTCACATCTAAAAAATACAGTAAACGAGCAGTTTGAAGGGATAAAAGTGGTGTTGGACTGCGCCAACGGAGCGGTCTCCTCGCTGGCTGCACGCCTGTTTGCCGATGTGGAAGCGGAAGTCGTCACGATCGGGGCCAACCCAAATGGTGTCAACATCAACGATCAATGCGGGTCGACCCACCCGGAAAAACTGCAGGAGGAAGTGCTGAAGCATAAAGCGGACCTGGGTCTCTCTTTTGATGGTGACGCGGACCGCTGCATTGCTGTCGATGACAAGGGTGAGATCGTAGACGGGGATTACATCATGGCGATCTGCGCCCGTGCCTTGAAGGCGAAAGGAAAGCTGAACAACAACACTGTCGTTACGACGGTGATGGCCAACCTCGGCTTCTTCAAGGCGATGGAGGAGTGCGGCATCAATACCACCAAGACGGCCGTAGGGGACCGTTATGTGGTAGAAGAAATGGTTCGCGGCGGGTACAACCTGGGAGGAGAACAGTCCGGCCACATCATTTTTCTCGACCATAATACCACTGGCGACGGTCTGCTGACGGGACTGCAGCTCTTGAACATCATCAAGGAGAGCGGCAAACCACTATCGGAACTGAAGCAGATCATGAGCAAGTATCCTCAACTGTTGGTCAATGTGACGGTAGCCGATAAGACGAAGCTTGCAGGAAACCAGGCGATCGATGAAGCGATTCGCCAGGTAGAAGCAGAGTTGGCCGGCAACGGACGCGTTCTGGTTCGCCCTTCGGGGACGGAGCCGATCGTTCGTGTGATGGCCGAAGGCCCGGATGCCAGTCAATTGGATGAACTGGTACAGAGGATTGCTGCCGTGGTCAAACAGGAGCTAGCCTAA
- a CDS encoding AraC family transcriptional regulator produces MIPIVDLNELARQLANGALTIHGVYMTNLQPGRYYGHTPSRPTPHAGFVFALRGHAVFECNGTPYDLYPGRIVHGAKQMALRVTVGPSGFEYALIHYSLTPPAGEGEGYTGTHYVLETVENPQIVETLRLLQTAMTTPGHLQSVRSKALFYSTVYQMISSARNRRNAESQNTMEHAIQYIHGHYMEPLSLSKLAGLYDMDEKKFAYAFNKYVGMFPIDYVIQHRIRRAGQLLATSHCSVRDIAESVGYSDAHYFSRLFKKHVGCTLSEFRSRSGNNPPVF; encoded by the coding sequence GTGATACCTATCGTTGACCTGAACGAATTAGCCAGGCAGCTGGCCAATGGAGCCTTGACGATCCATGGCGTCTATATGACCAACCTTCAGCCTGGTCGGTATTATGGGCATACCCCTTCACGGCCTACGCCGCATGCTGGTTTTGTATTTGCACTACGCGGACATGCCGTCTTCGAATGCAACGGCACGCCTTACGACTTGTACCCGGGCCGGATCGTCCATGGCGCCAAACAAATGGCCTTGCGCGTGACAGTTGGTCCATCCGGGTTTGAATATGCACTCATTCACTACTCGCTCACTCCACCTGCCGGTGAAGGAGAGGGGTACACGGGGACCCATTATGTTCTGGAAACCGTAGAAAATCCGCAGATTGTGGAGACGCTGCGTTTGTTGCAAACCGCCATGACCACCCCCGGACATCTGCAATCCGTGCGCTCCAAAGCGCTGTTCTACAGTACGGTTTACCAAATGATAAGCAGCGCCCGCAACCGGCGGAATGCAGAAAGCCAAAACACCATGGAACACGCCATCCAATATATACATGGCCATTATATGGAGCCTTTGAGCCTGAGTAAATTGGCCGGCCTGTACGATATGGATGAGAAAAAATTTGCGTATGCGTTTAACAAATATGTCGGCATGTTTCCCATCGATTATGTGATCCAGCACCGGATCAGACGGGCCGGCCAACTGCTCGCCACAAGCCATTGCAGCGTGCGTGACATAGCGGAAAGTGTCGGCTATAGCGATGCCCATTACTTCAGCAGGCTGTTTAAAAAGCACGTTGGCTGCACCCTGAGCGAATTCCGTTCCCGAAGCGGAAATAATCCACCTGTGTTTTGA
- a CDS encoding ABC transporter substrate-binding protein: MLSFFKKWGMLPLIALVLITTTAACGWVAQSDQGGVQASENGNQVGSESQQSGGEGQDSADASSPATAAENSPGTTTFPITIQHAKGETVLKQKPKKVVVTYFPYADHLFAIGEQDVVSGVVGLKSLQNFPVYDAFTKQGNIADLGDSANLEKILELDPDVIIAWEEDEKIYDQLSKIADTIMIPQSENWQDTITKVAAVIGEQEKADLYIADYNKKLDALAAQMTQTGVQGKTAIFMMTWGKGFNYYGGVRMEPYYERLGFAKFPGMKDWGEISLEGVADIDPDYIFLGEDFTNSAEVRLEELDKNEVWNNLEAVKNGHLFVIDTEIVGPLAMGQAKDLEVIKQIMQ, encoded by the coding sequence GTGCTGTCATTTTTCAAGAAGTGGGGGATGTTGCCCCTCATCGCTTTGGTTCTCATCACAACGACTGCAGCTTGCGGGTGGGTGGCCCAGTCTGATCAAGGCGGGGTACAAGCTTCGGAAAATGGAAACCAAGTCGGCAGCGAGAGCCAACAATCCGGCGGCGAGGGTCAAGATTCCGCCGATGCAAGCAGCCCTGCTACCGCCGCGGAGAACTCGCCAGGGACGACTACTTTCCCCATCACGATTCAACATGCCAAAGGAGAAACCGTGCTGAAACAAAAACCGAAAAAGGTGGTCGTTACCTATTTTCCTTATGCCGACCATTTATTTGCGATCGGGGAGCAGGATGTAGTCAGCGGCGTGGTTGGGCTGAAATCGCTGCAAAATTTTCCGGTTTATGATGCTTTCACCAAGCAGGGAAACATTGCCGACCTGGGCGACAGCGCAAACTTGGAAAAAATATTGGAGCTCGATCCCGATGTCATTATCGCCTGGGAGGAAGATGAGAAAATCTACGACCAGCTTTCCAAAATCGCTGATACGATTATGATCCCCCAGTCTGAAAACTGGCAGGACACGATTACGAAAGTAGCAGCTGTCATCGGCGAGCAGGAAAAAGCGGACCTGTATATTGCCGACTATAACAAGAAGCTGGATGCCTTGGCGGCGCAAATGACTCAGACTGGCGTACAAGGCAAAACCGCCATATTCATGATGACTTGGGGAAAAGGCTTTAATTATTACGGCGGCGTGCGGATGGAGCCTTATTACGAGCGGCTGGGGTTTGCCAAATTTCCGGGAATGAAGGATTGGGGCGAAATCAGCCTGGAAGGAGTGGCCGATATCGATCCCGATTACATTTTCCTCGGCGAGGATTTTACCAACTCGGCTGAGGTCAGGTTGGAGGAACTCGACAAAAATGAGGTGTGGAACAATTTGGAAGCTGTAAAAAACGGGCATCTATTCGTGATCGATACGGAAATTGTCGGTCCGCTGGCGATGGGTCAGGCCAAAGACTTGGAAGTAATCAAACAGATCATGCAGTAG
- the glmS gene encoding glutamine--fructose-6-phosphate transaminase (isomerizing), producing MCGIVGYIGEKNAQQIIVEGLRKLEYRGYDSAGIAVLTESGLAMDKAKGRLAVLDERLNQKPLTARMGIGHTRWATHGKPSDENAHPHTDTAGSFAVVHNGIIENYLSIKEELLAKGYTFASETDTEVIAHLLADTYDGDLVSTVRKVVQRMRGAYALGIMSVHEPDKLVAVRLASPLIVGVGDGESFIGSDIPAILEHTRDVHILQEGEMAVLSRDGVELLSVESGERVERELFRVEWDLVQAEKGGYDSFMLKEIHEQPQAVRDTIGPRIDQANKRIVLPELTMSAEELAAFDRIYIVACGTSMHAGLVGKDVIEKLTRVPVEVAIASEFRYRDPIVTDSTLMIVISQSGETADTLAALREAKKRGVKVLAISNVVGSSVAREADEVIFTWAGPEVAVASTKAYTSQVVALYLFGLYFAQVKGTQTAEQIAAIVEQLEQIPHQIAAILEDTEGLRRFAESIKDVTSLFFIGRGLDYAVSLEGSLKLKEISYIHSEAYAAGELKHGTLALIEEGVPVIALVTQPDLYDKMVSNIVEVKARGARVLGFAQEGDTELAKTVDQVVQIPSTLPFLSPVLTVIPLQLLAYYASVARGLDVDKPRNLAKSVTVE from the coding sequence ATGTGTGGTATTGTTGGATATATTGGAGAGAAGAATGCGCAGCAGATCATCGTGGAAGGCCTGCGCAAGCTGGAGTACCGCGGCTACGATTCAGCTGGCATTGCAGTACTGACCGAGTCGGGTCTGGCGATGGACAAAGCAAAAGGGCGTCTGGCGGTATTAGACGAGCGTTTAAACCAAAAACCGCTCACAGCCCGGATGGGAATCGGACATACCCGCTGGGCGACACACGGCAAGCCTTCGGATGAAAATGCGCATCCCCATACGGATACAGCCGGATCTTTTGCGGTCGTGCACAACGGGATCATTGAGAACTACCTGTCGATCAAGGAAGAACTGCTGGCAAAAGGCTATACATTTGCGTCGGAGACCGATACGGAAGTGATTGCCCACCTGCTCGCTGACACTTATGACGGTGACCTAGTCTCTACCGTCCGCAAAGTAGTGCAGCGGATGCGCGGCGCGTACGCATTGGGCATCATGTCGGTACATGAGCCGGATAAACTGGTGGCTGTCCGTCTGGCCAGCCCACTGATTGTCGGGGTAGGAGACGGAGAGAGCTTTATCGGCTCCGACATCCCGGCTATTTTGGAACATACCCGCGACGTCCACATCCTGCAGGAAGGGGAGATGGCCGTCTTGAGCCGCGACGGCGTCGAACTGCTGTCCGTAGAAAGCGGCGAGCGGGTGGAGCGGGAGCTGTTCCGTGTAGAGTGGGACCTAGTGCAGGCAGAAAAAGGCGGCTACGACTCCTTTATGCTCAAGGAGATCCACGAACAGCCGCAGGCGGTGCGAGATACGATCGGCCCTCGCATCGATCAGGCCAACAAGCGTATCGTCCTGCCGGAGCTTACGATGAGTGCAGAGGAGCTCGCCGCGTTTGACCGGATCTACATCGTGGCTTGCGGTACTTCCATGCACGCCGGGCTGGTCGGAAAAGATGTGATCGAAAAACTGACGCGCGTTCCGGTGGAAGTGGCGATTGCCTCTGAATTCCGCTACCGCGATCCGATCGTGACGGACAGCACCCTGATGATCGTGATCAGCCAGTCGGGCGAGACCGCCGATACCCTGGCGGCGCTGCGGGAAGCCAAGAAACGCGGCGTCAAAGTGCTGGCCATCTCCAACGTCGTCGGCAGCTCCGTCGCGCGTGAAGCGGACGAAGTGATCTTTACCTGGGCTGGCCCGGAAGTGGCGGTTGCTTCCACGAAGGCATACACCTCCCAGGTGGTGGCGCTGTACCTGTTTGGCCTCTACTTTGCACAGGTAAAAGGGACGCAAACAGCGGAACAAATCGCCGCAATCGTGGAGCAGTTGGAACAAATCCCGCATCAGATCGCAGCCATCCTGGAGGACACGGAAGGACTTCGCCGCTTTGCCGAAAGCATCAAAGACGTGACCAGCCTCTTCTTCATCGGACGCGGCCTGGACTATGCCGTATCGCTGGAAGGCTCGCTGAAGCTGAAAGAGATTTCCTATATCCACTCCGAAGCCTACGCTGCCGGAGAGCTGAAACACGGCACGCTAGCCCTGATCGAGGAAGGTGTGCCAGTGATCGCGCTGGTCACCCAGCCTGACCTGTACGACAAGATGGTCAGCAACATCGTCGAGGTCAAAGCCCGCGGCGCCCGTGTACTGGGCTTCGCGCAGGAAGGTGACACCGAATTGGCGAAAACCGTGGACCAAGTGGTACAAATCCCATCCACGCTGCCGTTCCTCTCCCCTGTATTGACCGTCATTCCTCTGCAACTGCTTGCCTACTACGCCTCTGTCGCCCGTGGTTTGGATGTGGATAAGCCGCGGAATTTAGCGAAGAGTGTGACGGTGGAGTAG
- a CDS encoding IS3 family transposase, with product MTIHLFWRRLGRCSCYDNAAMESFFSHLKTEALYPYDIRSIEEAQRRIEEYIDFYNNNRAQRKLNKLAPVEYRNQLAA from the coding sequence ATGACAATCCACTTGTTTTGGAGACGTTTAGGAAGGTGTTCTTGTTATGACAATGCCGCTATGGAGAGCTTCTTTTCTCATCTCAAGACAGAAGCACTCTATCCTTATGATATACGAAGTATTGAAGAGGCACAAAGGCGAATTGAGGAATATATCGACTTTTATAACAATAACCGCGCTCAAAGAAAACTAAACAAGCTGGCACCTGTCGAATACAGGAACCAGCTTGCTGCCTAG
- a CDS encoding IS3 family transposase: MQNRHLVVDELKDKQSVKELCAYLRISRSGYYAYLKRKTKNPDGELKRRIMAIYEQRNKTVGYRRIQDELCRQYQMIVNHKKVLRLMQELGIKAIIRRKYVHRTTREAALSDGRIAENLLQRDFTASAPNCKWVTDVTQYRVLDDRIYLSTIMDLWNGEIIAYHISSRNDNPLVLETFRKVFLL; this comes from the coding sequence TTGCAAAACCGACACCTCGTTGTCGATGAACTGAAGGATAAGCAGAGCGTTAAGGAACTTTGTGCTTATTTAAGAATAAGCAGAAGCGGTTATTATGCCTATCTGAAGCGTAAAACGAAGAATCCAGACGGAGAACTGAAACGCAGGATCATGGCGATCTACGAGCAACGGAATAAGACTGTAGGCTACCGGCGTATTCAAGACGAGTTATGCCGTCAGTATCAAATGATCGTCAATCATAAGAAGGTTCTGCGTCTTATGCAAGAGCTAGGCATAAAAGCAATTATTCGTCGTAAGTATGTCCATCGTACAACTCGTGAAGCAGCGTTATCGGACGGAAGGATTGCTGAGAATTTGCTGCAACGGGATTTTACGGCAAGTGCTCCTAATTGTAAGTGGGTAACAGATGTAACTCAGTATCGAGTACTTGACGACAGGATTTACTTATCCACAATCATGGATTTGTGGAACGGAGAAATTATTGCGTACCACATAAGCAGTCGCAATGACAATCCACTTGTTTTGGAGACGTTTAGGAAGGTGTTCTTGTTATGA
- a CDS encoding helix-turn-helix domain-containing protein — protein sequence MAFKGQKFKHYPESLKMEAVRLHVEEGWSYRKIADHLEVQDKDRVKVWMRKYREDGQAAFEDRRGNPHKVETEQEREIRRLQLEVDVLKKWLQILNREGCKTDTSLSMN from the coding sequence ATGGCATTCAAAGGGCAAAAGTTCAAGCATTATCCAGAATCACTCAAGATGGAAGCAGTCCGTCTACATGTGGAAGAAGGCTGGAGCTACAGAAAGATTGCGGATCATCTGGAAGTTCAGGACAAGGATCGTGTTAAGGTTTGGATGAGAAAGTATCGTGAGGATGGGCAGGCTGCATTCGAGGATAGACGAGGCAATCCACACAAGGTGGAAACGGAGCAAGAGCGAGAAATTAGACGTTTGCAATTAGAGGTAGATGTCCTAAAAAAGTGGTTACAAATCTTGAATCGGGAGGGTTGCAAAACCGACACCTCGTTGTCGATGAACTGA
- a CDS encoding VOC family protein — protein MSPLTQPITPHLWFDKEAKEAAEFYCSVFPDSNITSTTTLHDTPSGDCDLVSFTVWGHPFMAISAGPLFAFNPSISFMVNFDPSREKNAREKIDEVWNKLSDRGTALMPLDKYPFSERYGWIQDKYGVSWQLILTNPDGEPRPTIIPSLMFVGNNCGKAEEAREFYLSVFQNAKPGALFRYGPGQEPNKEKMVMFTDFMLENTWFTAMDSALEHPFTFNEAISLMICCETQEQIDYYWEKLSAVPEAEQCGWLKDKYGVSWQISPGALDEMLAKGTPEQRDRVTQAFLSMKKFNIAELQQAFQGK, from the coding sequence ATGAGTCCGCTAACCCAACCCATCACCCCACACTTGTGGTTCGACAAGGAGGCGAAAGAAGCCGCGGAGTTTTATTGCTCTGTATTCCCGGATTCCAACATCACGAGCACGACGACGTTGCACGATACCCCCTCGGGTGATTGCGATCTTGTTTCGTTCACCGTTTGGGGACATCCGTTTATGGCCATCTCTGCGGGGCCGCTCTTTGCGTTCAATCCTTCCATCTCGTTTATGGTTAATTTTGATCCGTCCCGGGAAAAGAACGCGAGAGAAAAGATAGACGAGGTGTGGAATAAATTGTCCGATAGAGGCACCGCGCTTATGCCGCTTGACAAGTACCCGTTCAGTGAACGGTATGGCTGGATCCAGGACAAGTACGGTGTCTCATGGCAGCTCATTCTGACGAATCCGGATGGAGAGCCTCGGCCCACGATTATCCCCTCTTTGATGTTCGTAGGCAATAACTGCGGAAAAGCGGAAGAAGCACGCGAGTTCTATCTCTCGGTCTTCCAAAATGCCAAACCTGGCGCCCTCTTCCGGTATGGTCCCGGCCAAGAGCCGAACAAAGAGAAGATGGTAATGTTCACCGACTTTATGCTGGAGAACACCTGGTTTACGGCAATGGACAGCGCGCTGGAACACCCGTTTACCTTCAACGAGGCCATCTCCCTCATGATCTGTTGTGAGACACAGGAACAAATTGACTACTACTGGGAAAAGCTATCCGCCGTACCCGAGGCCGAGCAGTGCGGTTGGCTTAAAGACAAATACGGTGTCTCGTGGCAGATCTCCCCCGGCGCACTGGACGAGATGTTGGCCAAGGGCACGCCAGAACAACGCGATCGTGTCACGCAGGCGTTCTTGAGCATGAAAAAGTTTAACATAGCGGAATTGCAACAAGCATTTCAAGGGAAATGA